The sequence below is a genomic window from Perca fluviatilis chromosome 13, GENO_Pfluv_1.0, whole genome shotgun sequence.
TGCACTACTGAATACCACCCAAGGCCAAAGTGTGGTAGAAATATACATTaggtacatatatatatataaaaattagcCCAATCCAAACATTTGCCAATTTAATCCCTTGTTTTGATTTTGCAACCATATGACTGCATGTGTTCCGTATGTTCGTAAAGATGTCATATTTGTGCTTGTATACGCAAGTGTGTGTGGAGCTCTGTGTGAATGTCTTCTGTCAAAACGACGTGCACCTCCCATCTGAAGAACCACATGCTTGTCAAATCCAACTGGGGTGAAATTATTGAGGgaaggtgggggtgggggggggcacaACTGAACAGAGAGCAAGACAGAACAAACGGAGAAATTTACAATAACGGACGGTTGATGGTAGATTGATGCAAGGGGAAAGAGGTGACTGGGGTGGGGCACTAACGTGAATGTGAATACCATCTCCATATACTGTACAATGCACTACTCAGTTTAGGGATGCCAACAGATAAGCCATGAAGTAATTATCAAAAAGGGAGAAGGATGCAAGAGGGTGGGTTTAATGTGGGTGGGAGTcatctgaaatgttttgaaatatTTCATCACTTCCTATTTTTCGGGGAGGGCCAGTTGCCACGCCTCTCCCCGCGGTTGCCACCTCCATTACCAGGCCCGCCAGAGCCACCTCCAGGCGGCCCTCGTGGgcctcttcctccccctccgcctccacctcctccaggGTTGACCCTCCGATTCTGTCGCTCCATGCCAGGACGCTGGCTTGAGAAGCTTCTTTTATTCGCTGAGGGCTCTTTCCCCGTCATGTTGCGGTCGACCCCACCTccgcctccccctcccccccttcccAGGTGATGGGGATGGTGAGAAGAATAGGacttcccccctcctcctcctcctcctcctcctcctcctcctcctcctcctcccccccctccctccctgtctctgaACTCTGTGAAGTCGCTGCTCTCGGAGGCCGTCTCCCACTCCTCGTTGGCCTGGTCCGAGTTCTGGTTGGTGAAGTCAGGGGACTTTGCTCCATGGCTGTGGTGGTGCTGGGGGTGGGTCTGCCCAGCGTTGCCCTGGTTGtagtggtgatggtggtggtgacTATTTGCATTGCTAAGATGCCCGCCACCACTGTTACTGTTGGTTGTTAGTGTGGTGTTGTGGTTAGCATTTTGGGCATTGCCCGTCACGGGAGCAGAGGCAGGGGCTCCGTTACTGTCCTGAACTGAATTCAGGGTAGGAGAAGAGGGCCTTCCTACCCCGATGACCCCCACTCCTCCGTTGATACGTGCGGCATTCTCTCGCTCCTTCAGTCTCCGGAAGCGAGGGGGCTTGTCCTGCTGGTGCTGGGACCGCCCGTGACGGCGACGTCTAGGTGGTCGCTCGAACCCACTGGGAGGAAACCCGCGGTTAGTGGGAAGAGGGAGCGCATTTAAACCTCCAGAGTTTGGCGTGGGGTTGTTTGAAGCTTGCTGGGTCACAACTCCGCCATTTTCAGTGGAACACAAAGTGGCGGGAGTTGCAGCGGGTAAAGACGGCTGAGGGGGATTGGACCCCTGACTTTGAGTTTGACTTGCATCAGCTGTCTTGTCCTTCTTCTCTCCTCCATTTCCTCCCCTGCCCAAGTCTTTTGGTCCAGAGGTTTGTGGCGGGCCTTGCTGTTTTCGGGCAGAGGCTGATGACTTGGAGGACCCACTGTGAGAGGCTGAGCTGGGTCCAACTCGGTGTCCCCCAGGTGGTCCTCCAACATTGCCACCACTTCTGTACATGTTTCCTCCCCCGCTACCTCCACCCCTGCCCCTCCGAGAGGGCACACCCCTGGGGGTGAACACCCGGGCCTGGGAACCTCTGGCTGGTGCAGATGACATATTGCCGCTGCCAGTGGTGTGGGCATTATCAGAGCCATTCTTGGGGTTACATTTCTGGTGGTCTTCCTTGTCTGAGTGAGCAAGGTCACTCGCACCACTCTCACTGCCAGTCTCTGAACCTCTCTCCCGCCTTCTCTTGGGTATTTCCTCATACTCTGAACCCTCACTGCGGGTTTCACTCCGGTTCCTGGCCCTGGCTGGGTTATGCTGGGACCGATCCTGACCATGTCTGCCAccgcccccctcccccttcgATTCATGGTGGTGGCCACTGCCAACAGATGAACGGTAGTCTCTGCCACTCCTGCCACTCATTCTGCCCCGACTGCCGCCAGTGGGCCCAGCAGCTGCCGTGTAGGTGCCACGGTAACCCCGGCCACGCCCGTAGAACTCTCCCCCTCTTCCGCGACTGGCTCTGCTGCCCTTGGCGGGGACTCCATGGTGGTGGGAGGTGGCTCCTCCTCTCTCAAAGGAGCGGTCCCTGTCCCTCCTGGAGGAGGACCCTGTAAATCCTGAGGAAGTGGTGTCTACATCTTTGGGTCCTCTACCAgacccaccccctcctcctgaGGGTCGTTCCTTTCCTCCGTTCCTGGGTTTGGCTGCCTGGGCTGGCTCATCTTTAGATGGAGCCGATGTGTTCTGGGAGGTGGAGGAAGCTTCCTGCTTCATAAGGGTGGGTTGGCCACCATCTTTCTCTTTATCTTTCCCAAAACTTGTTTTTTCTACTCCATCAGCTtcccctccatctctcttcATCTCCTTCAGCACAGGCTTCTTAATGGGGCCAGCCCGCTTGTTGGAATTGCTGCCTCCCATCTGGTTGGAGGGTCTGTGGTCAGAGGGAGTGTTGGAGGAGTCCTCCCCGCCACGGGAGTTGTTCCCACCTCCTGCATTGTTGGCCCTCCTACCATGAGAGGACCCCCCACCTGTATTGCTGCTGCCAGGCCGTGGGCCCCACTGGGTCTCTGTCTTGTGCTCCCGCCCCCCTCTTTGGTTTGATTTAGGATGAGGGTGATGCTGCTGCTGATTATGACTGCCATGTTGAGAGGGAGGTGGGCTAGAGGTCATGGAAGAAGGGGGAGCGTATGCCGGGCCTGTTTTCTCCTGTTTCACATGGCTGCTATTGCCGGCACTGCCATTGTTGCCTCTTTCACCATGACTGTGCCCGACACCAacttcactctctctctgggaTGGGTGGTGATGCAGGGCAACTTTGACATTCCCATCTTCCCTggcagaagaggaggaggaagagcaggagGATGAGAGGGAAGGTTGGTGGATTGGGGGAGTAGAGTCTGTCTTCTTAGCTGGGGCCTCAACAACCCTGTCTCGGCTGGTTTCTGGCTTATGGGGGTGGAGAATGAAGTGAGGCTGCTGAGGGTGGTGGCTGTGATGGTGGTGGAGATGAGAGTTGCTCTCAACAGGGGGGTGATCAGCACGACCGTTGCGATCGTAGTGAGGGTGTGGGGCTCCCCATATCTGTCCCTGCTGAGACCCTCGTGGAGGCCCTTCATCCTGGTGGGTGTAATTATGCGGCTGATTTCCCCTCTCcgccctctgctgctgctggtggggATGCATCCTCGCACCCTGGTCAGGGAAGTTGCTGTAGTTGCCCCGCCCACTTATGTAGTGATGAGGGTGGTGGCCACCTCCCTGGACCCCAACTTGAGTGCCAACTGGAGGTGGAGTCTGATTGGATGACCCAGAGGTGGAGCTGGGCTGCTGAATGGGTCCCAATCCACCCTCTCGCATGCGGTGTGGAGGAGTGTCGCTCCTAAGATAAAAAGATAGAAGAATACAAATTAC
It includes:
- the prrc2a gene encoding protein PRRC2A isoform X1 encodes the protein MSERSGQTAKGKEGKTKYASLNLFDTYKGKSLETQKPVVPPRHGLQSLGKVASARRMPPPANLPSLKAENKGNDPNVSLVPKDGTGWASKPEQADPKSTDASPAPQPESQQPAASPTPAPTRPRTPPASEALAPASTQVVGARSWAQASVTHGTQGDGGKASNLPSPFSREEFPTLQAAGDQDKAGREQGTADQWYGPGPSLRPQNVTSWRDGGGRALAPTLSGEGAVEGGTGVTLVMDGAAGVPPPNSQSHGPPRNPPAGSPALPLPLPQPPVGPGFPQYRGIMPPFMYPPYLPFPGPYGPQGPYRYPAPGEGPPPRFSRGQGGPDSRPQGGPRDGGGEVVKRPSILKQDDLKELDELDHDGDEGWAGAHEEIDYSAKLKFSDDEEGEEERTESKNDLREQQRSQDAPPATSCSRASDSCGDARRTPPSNADNGPQPPSGKPGWAEEGGSGWGGQGAPTNYQDRPQNQGASQGPGKPVPAQHQPAPGGPSPPAQPGLLVPGPQENDEDETWRQRRKQSSTEISAAVERARRRREEEERRMEEERRAACAEKLKRLDEKQQQQQGSNIGGAGSGCKSPSPDGNATVATAGSPSPSISASASSPNISQPPSPCVDPEELPVLVVQPGSSPGVGDRQRASSNSSYDSSAEAQQCPQPAVSQPQQPTLDIPLPGENKEETMGSPHIRAGSVGERGVDPVKIENIGGGAGRPASGPPGQGYSKYQKSLPPRFQRQQQEQLLKQQQQWQQQQQQQQQQHSQASQSQLSPQPQAQQGPSPGSTPQPGPGPKQGGPMYQPSNMVRPPPLPMNFDPRWMMMPYMDPRMMQGRPPPMDYYPAGMHPSGLIGRERSDSGGSGSDSFDRQQQHPGHPHRGTPPMDPKMAWGQEVFPGGGEGRGLTSPLRQKQALEDDDVAKGPRSDTPPHRMREGGLGPIQQPSSTSGSSNQTPPPVGTQVGVQGGGHHPHHYISGRGNYSNFPDQGARMHPHQQQQRAERGNQPHNYTHQDEGPPRGSQQGQIWGAPHPHYDRNGRADHPPVESNSHLHHHHSHHPQQPHFILHPHKPETSRDRVVEAPAKKTDSTPPIHQPSLSSSCSSSSSSAREDGNVKVALHHHPSQRESEVGVGHSHGERGNNGSAGNSSHVKQEKTGPAYAPPSSMTSSPPPSQHGSHNQQQHHPHPKSNQRGGREHKTETQWGPRPGSSNTGGGSSHGRRANNAGGGNNSRGGEDSSNTPSDHRPSNQMGGSNSNKRAGPIKKPVLKEMKRDGGEADGVEKTSFGKDKEKDGGQPTLMKQEASSTSQNTSAPSKDEPAQAAKPRNGGKERPSGGGGGSGRGPKDVDTTSSGFTGSSSRRDRDRSFERGGATSHHHGVPAKGSRASRGRGGEFYGRGRGYRGTYTAAAGPTGGSRGRMSGRSGRDYRSSVGSGHHHESKGEGGGGRHGQDRSQHNPARARNRSETRSEGSEYEEIPKRRRERGSETGSESGASDLAHSDKEDHQKCNPKNGSDNAHTTGSGNMSSAPARGSQARVFTPRGVPSRRGRGGGSGGGNMYRSGGNVGGPPGGHRVGPSSASHSGSSKSSASARKQQGPPQTSGPKDLGRGGNGGEKKDKTADASQTQSQGSNPPQPSLPAATPATLCSTENGGVVTQQASNNPTPNSGGLNALPLPTNRGFPPSGFERPPRRRRHGRSQHQQDKPPRFRRLKERENAARINGGVGVIGVGRPSSPTLNSVQDSNGAPASAPVTGNAQNANHNTTLTTNSNSGGGHLSNANSHHHHHHYNQGNAGQTHPQHHHSHGAKSPDFTNQNSDQANEEWETASESSDFTEFRDREGGGGGGGGGGGGGGGGGGGKSYSSHHPHHLGRGGGGGGGGVDRNMTGKEPSANKRSFSSQRPGMERQNRRVNPGGGGGGGGGRGPRGPPGGGSGGPGNGGGNRGERRGNWPSPKNRK
- the prrc2a gene encoding protein PRRC2A isoform X2, which translates into the protein MSERSGQTAKGKEGKTKYASLNLFDTYKGKSLETQKPVVPPRHGLQSLGKVASARRMPPPANLPSLKAENKGNDPNVSLVPKDGTGWASKPEQADPKSTDASPAPQPESQQPAASPTPAPTRPRTPPASEALAPASTQVVGARSWAQASVTHGTQGDGGKASNLPSPFSREEFPTLQAAGDQDKAGREQGTADQWYGPGPSLRPQNVTSWRDGGGRALAPTLSGEGAVEGGTGVTLVMDGAAGVPPPNSQSHGPPRNPPAGSPALPLPLPQPPVGPGFPQYRGIMPPFMYPPYLPFPGPYGPQGPYRYPAPGEGPPPRFSRGQGGPDSRPQGGPRDGGGEVVKRPSILKQDDLKELDELDHDGDEGWAGAHEEIDYSAKLKFSDDEEGEEERTESKNDLREQQRSQDAPPATSCSRASDSCGDARRTPPSNADNGPQPPSGKPGWAEEGGSGWGGQGAPTNYQGRRPGLGGPREQPSPPPGPLFGQGSYSFYRQDRPQNQGASQGPGKPVPAQHQPAPGGPSPPAQPGLLVPGPQENDEDETWRQRRKQSSTEISAAVERARRRREEEERRMEEERRAACAEKLKRLDEKQQQQQGSNIGGAGSGCKSPSPDGNATVATAGSPSPSISASASSPNISQPPSPCVDPEELPVLVVQPGSSPGVGDRQRASSNSSYDSSAEAQQCPQPAVSQPQQPTLDIPLPGENKEETMGSPHIRAGSVGERGVDPVKIENIGGGAGRPASGPPGQGYSKYQKSLPPRFQRQQQEQLLKQQQQWQQQQQQQQQQHSQASQSQLSPQPQAQQGPSPGSTPQPGPGPKQGGPMYQPSNMVRPPPLPMNFDPRWMMMPYMDPRMMQGRPPPMDYYPAGMHPSGLIGRERSDSGGSGSDSFDRQQQHPGHPHRGTPPMDPKMAWGQEVFPGGGEGRGLTSPLRQKQALEDDDVAKGPRSDTPPHRMREGGLGPIQQPSSTSGSSNQTPPPVGTQVGVQGGGHHPHHYISGRGNYSNFPDQGARMHPHQQQQRAERGNQPHNYTHQDEGPPRGSQQGQIWGAPHPHYDRNGRADHPPVESNSHLHHHHSHHPQQPHFILHPHKPETSRDRVVEAPAKKTDSTPPIHQPSLSSSCSSSSSSAREDGNVKVALHHHPSQRESEVGVGHSHGERGNNGSAGNSSHVKQEKTGPAYAPPSSMTSSPPPSQHGSHNQQQHHPHPKSNQRGGREHKTETQWGPRPGSSNTGGGSSHGRRANNAGGGNNSRGGEDSSNTPSDHRPSNQMGGSNSNKRAGPIKKPVLKEMKRDGGEADGVEKTSFGKDKEKDGGQPTLMKQEASSTSQNTSAPSKDEPAQAAKPRNGGKERPSGGGGGSGRGPKDVDTTSSGFTGSSSRRDRDRSFERGGATSHHHGVPAKGSRASRGRGGEFYGRGRGYRGTYTAAAGPTGGSRGRMSGRSGRDYRSSVGSGHHHESKGEGGGGRHGQDRSQHNPARARNRSETRSEGSEYEEIPKRRRERGSETGSESGASDLAHSDKEDHQKCNPKNGSDNAHTTGSGNMSSAPARGSQARVFTPRGVPSRRGRGGGSGGGNMYRSGGNVGGPPGGHRVGPSSASHSGSSKSSASARKQQGPPQTSGPKDLGRGGNGGEKKDKTADASQTQSQGSNPPQPSLPAATPATLCSTENGGVVTQQASNNPTPNSGGLNALPLPTNRGFPPSGFERPPRRRRHGRSQHQQDKPPRFRRLKERENAARINGGVGVIGVGRPSSPTLNSVQDSNGAPASAPVTGNAQNANHNTTLTTNSNSGGGHLSNANSHHHHHHYNQGNAGQTHPQHHHSHGAKSPDFTNQNSDQANEEWETASESSDFTEFRDREGGGGGGGGGGGGGGGGGGGKSYSSHHPHHLGRGGGGGGGGVDRNMTGKEPSANKRSFSSQRPGMERQNRRVNPGGGGGGGGGRGPRGPPGGGSGGPGNGGGNRGERRGNWPSPKNRK